One Halobacterium zhouii genomic region harbors:
- a CDS encoding DUF6884 domain-containing protein produces the protein MRFYVPEWDDAVDAHYDFEHDELSTLDRQERDLNYIWDIFEPETTPIDGVLISREQVEETDRKAERLAEYGVYDDPVLSIPNWLPTISDCGAWGYKSLPFPPYGNEGMLEFYETLDVTVGVTIDHLVLGSGKEEGRLYLDECAFEGELNKSDIPDAIENVVDVMTDEWPEEWPDYVDEYEPTIRTESDVDVEPFTIEDFQGDIDSVLARLAQDPRAVYREDDAKFRYELTLRNAQEMYDIYQQRDYPFRLMVAIQGWNPDSYAAAAEDVLDIGYDYLGIGGVAGSPIHDVRTIVKAVGKTVKAFERKHNTRIDSHVFGFAKTDGFETVGRSGMTSFDSASMLRSAWTGGQNYRLDHNERYDAIRVRYPSSRDDLETAIETSLRGRETLISLRAYDAGNSISDALEGWYDRAADILPAAERYLREHRHDEQFDHRLLEEVEAAFRKDFEFGRELQASFSDKLRGNLVKLLREDDPDDPLPFEEYDDLLDTAAEVFGQFSRAASALENADVVSDYDRIWAIVREYATWVNDDDLLEEYQETLRERPWEKCNCPICHEHGIEVCIFRGNDRNRRRGFHNTRQFYDEFEGDLPKILVAAKGTASLGGYDTVEDYLRDKHSRFWSHTHDLPVSELGVLDANGVNEWWEDAPAMVSFAPDRMAANVAEQAARYQHLFVQTENGTLDEEIAEAARENDCTVTSYSDPAELRQQVLETCGENYAVGEDFLPQPPEIKTDNLDILVIDQCSGSKDAPDGVPVFDADETLQFSCEDLLARDNVPGIAAHDLYTGRQQNYVRDAVRRLRSNGHDVERYFISAGFGLVAEDDYLPPYEVTFSSMKVGEIRERSAKLHIREDLQRVLEESDYDVVFFTLGKDYYTSIDIDEMVQEVRSDRIGVVFNRELVEDQFDNIESVSASTDDAERHGTIAIGLKGLYMKNFAKYVEDVEVLRPETVEELCRRVDAEQPTFEEY, from the coding sequence GTGAGATTCTACGTTCCTGAGTGGGACGACGCGGTCGACGCTCACTACGACTTCGAGCACGACGAGCTCTCTACGCTCGACCGCCAGGAGCGCGACCTGAACTACATCTGGGATATCTTCGAGCCCGAGACAACGCCGATAGACGGTGTACTCATCTCCCGCGAGCAGGTCGAAGAGACCGACCGGAAGGCGGAGCGCCTCGCGGAGTACGGCGTCTACGACGACCCCGTGCTCTCTATCCCGAACTGGCTTCCGACGATTAGCGACTGTGGCGCATGGGGGTACAAATCCCTCCCCTTCCCTCCATACGGCAACGAAGGGATGCTTGAGTTCTACGAGACCCTCGACGTCACGGTCGGTGTCACCATCGACCATCTCGTCCTCGGCTCCGGAAAGGAAGAAGGGCGTCTCTACCTCGATGAATGCGCTTTTGAAGGTGAACTGAACAAGAGCGACATCCCGGACGCCATCGAAAATGTCGTTGACGTAATGACCGACGAGTGGCCTGAGGAATGGCCTGACTACGTCGACGAATACGAACCCACAATCCGGACGGAGTCAGACGTCGACGTCGAACCGTTTACCATCGAGGACTTCCAGGGCGACATCGATAGCGTACTCGCACGTCTCGCACAGGACCCACGCGCAGTCTATCGGGAGGACGACGCGAAGTTCCGCTACGAACTCACACTACGGAATGCCCAGGAGATGTACGACATCTACCAACAGCGGGACTATCCGTTCCGCCTGATGGTCGCAATTCAGGGCTGGAATCCCGACTCCTATGCGGCGGCCGCCGAAGACGTCCTCGACATCGGCTACGATTACCTCGGAATCGGCGGCGTCGCCGGCAGTCCGATTCACGATGTCCGAACCATCGTGAAGGCGGTCGGGAAGACCGTGAAGGCGTTCGAACGTAAGCACAACACGCGTATCGACTCACACGTCTTCGGGTTCGCGAAGACTGATGGCTTCGAGACGGTCGGCCGATCGGGAATGACGAGTTTCGACAGTGCGAGCATGCTCCGTTCAGCGTGGACAGGCGGACAGAACTACCGTCTCGACCACAACGAACGCTACGACGCGATTCGCGTTCGCTATCCGTCAAGTCGTGACGATCTCGAGACGGCGATCGAAACCTCTCTCCGCGGGCGCGAGACACTCATATCCCTCCGTGCCTACGACGCTGGCAATTCGATCAGCGATGCACTCGAAGGGTGGTACGATCGCGCTGCGGACATCCTCCCCGCGGCGGAACGCTACCTCCGCGAGCACCGCCACGACGAGCAGTTCGACCACCGTCTCCTCGAAGAGGTGGAGGCAGCATTCCGTAAGGACTTCGAGTTCGGTCGTGAGCTGCAGGCGAGTTTCAGTGACAAACTGCGTGGCAATCTCGTCAAACTCCTTCGTGAGGACGATCCTGACGATCCCCTTCCCTTTGAGGAGTATGACGACCTCTTGGACACGGCCGCTGAGGTCTTCGGGCAGTTCTCACGAGCTGCATCGGCGCTCGAAAACGCGGACGTAGTGAGTGACTACGACCGCATCTGGGCGATCGTCCGCGAATACGCAACCTGGGTCAACGACGACGACCTTCTTGAGGAGTATCAAGAGACCCTGCGTGAACGTCCCTGGGAGAAGTGCAACTGTCCAATCTGCCACGAACACGGCATTGAGGTCTGTATCTTCCGGGGGAACGACCGGAATCGGCGTCGTGGCTTCCACAACACACGCCAGTTCTATGACGAGTTTGAAGGCGATCTTCCGAAAATTCTCGTCGCTGCGAAGGGAACGGCAAGCCTCGGCGGCTATGATACCGTCGAAGACTACCTCCGCGACAAACACTCGCGCTTCTGGTCGCACACCCACGATCTCCCCGTCTCTGAACTCGGTGTCCTCGACGCGAACGGCGTAAACGAATGGTGGGAAGACGCACCCGCGATGGTGTCGTTTGCCCCTGACCGCATGGCCGCGAACGTCGCCGAACAAGCCGCACGCTATCAGCATCTCTTCGTTCAGACGGAGAATGGGACTCTGGACGAGGAGATCGCCGAGGCGGCACGTGAGAATGACTGCACAGTTACGTCCTATAGTGATCCGGCCGAGCTCCGACAGCAGGTGCTGGAAACGTGTGGTGAGAACTACGCTGTCGGCGAAGACTTCCTCCCGCAACCACCCGAGATCAAGACCGACAACCTAGATATCCTCGTCATCGACCAGTGTTCGGGTTCGAAGGACGCTCCGGACGGCGTCCCCGTCTTTGATGCTGACGAAACACTCCAGTTCTCGTGTGAGGATCTTCTCGCCCGCGATAACGTCCCTGGAATCGCGGCACACGACCTCTACACCGGCCGCCAACAGAATTACGTTCGTGACGCCGTCCGCCGTCTTCGGTCGAACGGCCACGATGTTGAGCGCTACTTCATCAGCGCTGGCTTTGGTCTCGTCGCCGAGGACGACTACCTCCCGCCCTACGAGGTGACGTTTAGTTCGATGAAGGTCGGCGAGATTCGTGAGCGCTCCGCGAAACTCCACATTCGCGAAGACCTCCAGCGCGTCCTTGAAGAGAGCGATTACGACGTCGTCTTCTTCACACTCGGCAAGGACTACTACACCAGCATCGATATCGACGAGATGGTGCAGGAGGTGCGGTCTGACCGTATTGGAGTCGTGTTCAACCGTGAACTCGTTGAGGATCAGTTCGACAATATCGAGTCGGTCTCTGCAAGTACCGACGACGCGGAGCGACATGGCACGATTGCCATCGGACTCAAAGGTCTCTACATGAAGAATTTCGCGAAATACGTCGAGGATGTCGAGGTACTCCGTCCGGAGACGGTCGAGGAACTCTGTCGGCGTGTCGATGCCGAGCAACCGACATTCGAGGAATACTGA
- a CDS encoding tRNA-guanine transglycosylase has translation MLYRRRTLDLPRGKLETPVLFPVRNLGKRSSDNTPAYAGTIPEFSAAMINARSIRNREPMWNRLTNGVSLREEMGVPEDTIVFADSGGFDFSSEEVDTTPAETLDTQRQLNADIYGTVDLPLSRENRDAENERRVDQSTQYALEASDQLDSGGFLLASVHGYDPETVRNNVRYLENHGDFDGYALGSMVPIRTDYTKVTKLILAARKATDKHLHVYGLGGLVYQPLLLYLGVDSFDSSAFIRSAGNRNYLIPGFGGEELRNIESLEHLPCPCPICGQRSLDEIREDRTALTRHNLWALATELRRFRYVAESGRDIEEYLDLRFQGNEVTLRAYETAKQQVRRLT, from the coding sequence ATGTTATACAGACGGCGTACACTCGACCTCCCCAGGGGAAAACTGGAGACACCGGTTCTCTTCCCAGTCCGGAATCTCGGAAAGCGGTCGAGCGATAATACTCCCGCCTACGCAGGGACCATACCAGAATTTTCGGCAGCAATGATCAACGCTCGGTCTATTCGAAACCGAGAACCAATGTGGAACCGACTCACAAACGGTGTTTCTCTCCGAGAAGAGATGGGTGTTCCCGAGGATACAATCGTGTTTGCGGATAGTGGTGGGTTCGACTTCTCCTCTGAGGAAGTCGACACTACCCCAGCAGAGACGCTCGACACTCAGCGTCAACTTAACGCGGACATCTACGGGACAGTGGATCTTCCTCTCTCCCGAGAGAACCGAGACGCCGAGAACGAACGCCGCGTTGACCAGAGCACCCAGTACGCTCTCGAAGCAAGCGATCAACTCGACAGCGGCGGGTTCCTCCTTGCGAGTGTCCACGGCTACGACCCAGAAACCGTCCGGAACAACGTCCGCTATCTCGAGAACCACGGTGACTTCGACGGCTATGCGCTCGGGAGCATGGTCCCCATCCGCACCGACTACACAAAGGTAACAAAACTTATACTTGCGGCCCGAAAGGCGACTGACAAGCACCTCCACGTTTACGGACTCGGCGGCCTCGTCTACCAACCACTCCTCCTCTATCTCGGTGTCGATAGCTTCGACTCCTCGGCGTTCATCCGCAGCGCCGGCAACCGAAACTATCTGATTCCGGGGTTCGGCGGCGAAGAACTGCGGAACATCGAGTCTCTCGAACACCTTCCGTGTCCTTGTCCAATCTGCGGCCAGCGCAGTCTCGACGAGATACGTGAGGACCGCACTGCGCTCACTCGCCACAATCTCTGGGCGCTCGCGACCGAACTTCGACGGTTCCGGTACGTCGCCGAATCAGGTCGCGATATCGAGGAGTATCTCGATCTCCGCTTCCAGGGAAACGAGGTGACACTGCGTGCGTACGAGACCGCCAAGCAGCAAGTCCGGAGACTCACATGA